The Henckelia pumila isolate YLH828 chromosome 2, ASM3356847v2, whole genome shotgun sequence genome includes a window with the following:
- the LOC140880006 gene encoding F-box/kelch-repeat protein At1g55270 — protein MEQIIERSSNVHRNFRARAPLVDSVSCYCKVDSGLKTVVGAGKFVPGSKLCIQPDINPRAHKSKNSRRERSRVQPPLLPGLPDDLAIACLIRVPRIEHNKLRLVCKRWYKLLAGNFFYSLRKSLGMAEEWVYVVKRDRDGRISWHAFDPTYQLWQPLPPVPMEYNAAVGFGCAVLSGCHLYLFGGKDPLKGSMRRVIFYSARTNKWHRAPDMLRKRHFFGSCVINNCLYVAGGECEGIQRTLRSAEVYDPNRNRWNFIADMSTAMVPFIGVVYTGKWFLKGLGAHREVLSEAYTPETNSWSPINDGMIAGWRNPSISMNGKLYALDCRDGCRLRVYDEGTNAWHRFIDSKLHLGNSRALEAAALVPLNGKLCIIRNNMSISMVDVSNPDKQVESNPNIWENIVSKGHFRTLFTNLWSSIAGRSGLKSHIVHCQVLQA, from the exons ATGGAGCAAATAATTGAGAGGTCTTCGAATGTACACAGGAATTTTAGAGCTCGAGCCCCACTG GTTGACTCGGTATCATGTTATTGCAAAGTCGACTCAGGGTTGAAGACAGTTGTCGGGGCAGGAAAATTTGTTCCTGGATCTAAACTTTGTATCCAACCTGATATTAATCCTCGCGCGCACAAGTCAAAAAACTCACGTAGGGAGAGGAGCAGGGTTCAGCCACCACTTCTACCTGGACTTCCTGATGATCTTGCGATTGCTTGTTTGATCCGAGTCCCTCGCATTGAACATAACAAGCTCCGCCTAGTTTGCAAGAGATGGTACAAACTTTTGGCTGGAAACTTCTTTTACTCTCTGAGGAAGAGTCTTGGTATGGCTGAAGAATGGGTATACGTAGTGAAAAGAGATCGTGATGGGCGTATTTCATGGCATGCTTTTGACCCAACCTACCAATTATGGCAGCCGCTTCCGCCAGTTCCCATGGAGTACAATGCGGCAGTTGGATTTGGCTGTGCTGTACTTAGTGGCTGTCACCTCTATCTTTTCGGAGGAAAAGATCCACTTAAGGGCTCAATGAGGCGGGTCATTTTCTATAGTGCTCGAACGAATAAATGGCACAGGGCACCTGACATGCTTCGTAAAAGGCACTTCTTTGGTTCTTGTGTCATCAACAACTGTCTTTATGTTGCAGGAGGAGAATGTGAAGGAATCCAGAGAACTCTACGTTCTGCTGAAGTATACGACCCAAACAGAAATAGGTGGAATTTTATTGCTGATATGAGCACGGCTATGGTGCCATTCATTGGGGTAGTTTATACTGGAAAATGGTTCTTAAAAGGTCTCGGAGCACATAGGGAAGTTTTAAGTGAAGCTTATACCCCAGAAACAAATTCGTGGAGCCCGATTAATGATGGGATGATTGCTGGTTGGCGAAACCCGAGTATCTCTATGAATGGCAAGCTTTATGCGTTAGATTGTCGAGATGGTTGCAGACTAAGAGTGTATGACGAAGGCACAAATGCTTGGCACCGATTCATTGACAGCAAGCTGCATTTGGGCAATTCTCGCGCTCTTGAGGCTGCTGCTCTTGTTCCTCTCAACGGGAAGCTTTGTATAATTCGGAACAATATGAGCATTAGTATGGTTGATGTGTCGAATCCGGATAAACAGGTGGAGAGCAACCCTAACATTTGGGAGAATATAGTGAGTAAAGGTCATTTCCGAACTTTATTCACCAATTTGTGGTCTAGTATTGCTGGGAGAAGTGGATTGAAGAGCCACATCGTGCACTGCCAGGTGCTTCAAGCATGA
- the LOC140880008 gene encoding uncharacterized protein isoform X3 translates to MESKVQKLFIFFFFVFHLLVFCSSSFSTASNTEPTVYELLPKYGLPSGLLPDSVTNYTLDQDGNFEGIEVQRFFFWFNVDEIKVDLPPSGSIYFNVGIINKKLDVDQFLTVRSCKDKAFTLKQWCSFGNHNSQLPVPRNYAPVLLAE, encoded by the exons atggagTCCAAAGTCCaaaagttgttcatctttttcttcttcgtTTTCCATCTCTTAGTCTTCTGTTCTTCATCTTTCTCCACTGCATCAAATACCGAACCAACGGTGTATGAACTCCTCCCAAAATACGGCCTCCCCAGTGGTCTCTTGCCTGATTCCGTCACCAACTACACGCTCGATCAAGATGGAAATTTTGAG GGTATCGAGGTTCAAAGATTTTTTTTCTGGTTCAATGTTGATGAGATCAAGGTTGACTTGCCTCCTTCTGGTAGTATTTATTTCAATGTTGGAATCATTAACAAGAAGCTTGATGTGGATCAGTTCTTAACTGTTCGTTCTTGCAAAGATAAGGCCTTCACTTTAAAGCAG TGGTGTTCCTTTGGTAATCACAATTCACAGCTTCCAGTTCCAAGAAACTATGCACCAGTGCTTTTAGCTGAGTAG
- the LOC140880008 gene encoding uncharacterized protein isoform X1, translated as MESKVQKLFIFFFFVFHLLVFCSSSFSTASNTEPTVYELLPKYGLPSGLLPDSVTNYTLDQDGNFEVNLEKSCYIKFDYTVYYEKKITGKLSIGSITDLKGIEVQRFFFWFNVDEIKVDLPPSGSIYFNVGIINKKLDVDQFLTVRSCKDKAFTLKQWCSFGNHNSQLPVPRNYAPVLLAE; from the exons atggagTCCAAAGTCCaaaagttgttcatctttttcttcttcgtTTTCCATCTCTTAGTCTTCTGTTCTTCATCTTTCTCCACTGCATCAAATACCGAACCAACGGTGTATGAACTCCTCCCAAAATACGGCCTCCCCAGTGGTCTCTTGCCTGATTCCGTCACCAACTACACGCTCGATCAAGATGGAAATTTTGAGGTGAATTTAGAGAAATCCTGTTATATAAAGTTCGATTACACGGTTTATTACGAGAAAAAGATTACCGGGAAGTTAAGTATTGGGTCTATCACTGATTTGAAGGGTATCGAGGTTCAAAGATTTTTTTTCTGGTTCAATGTTGATGAGATCAAGGTTGACTTGCCTCCTTCTGGTAGTATTTATTTCAATGTTGGAATCATTAACAAGAAGCTTGATGTGGATCAGTTCTTAACTGTTCGTTCTTGCAAAGATAAGGCCTTCACTTTAAAGCAG TGGTGTTCCTTTGGTAATCACAATTCACAGCTTCCAGTTCCAAGAAACTATGCACCAGTGCTTTTAGCTGAGTAG
- the LOC140880008 gene encoding uncharacterized protein isoform X2, with the protein MESKVQKLFIFFFFVFHLLVFCSSSFSTASNTEPTVYELLPKYGLPSGLLPDSVTNYTLDQDGNFEVNLEKSCYIKFDYTVYYEKKITGKLSIGSITDLKGIEVQRFFFWFNVDEIKVDLPPSGSIYFNVGIINKKLDVDQFLTVRSCKDKAFTLKQLPVPRNYAPVLLAE; encoded by the exons atggagTCCAAAGTCCaaaagttgttcatctttttcttcttcgtTTTCCATCTCTTAGTCTTCTGTTCTTCATCTTTCTCCACTGCATCAAATACCGAACCAACGGTGTATGAACTCCTCCCAAAATACGGCCTCCCCAGTGGTCTCTTGCCTGATTCCGTCACCAACTACACGCTCGATCAAGATGGAAATTTTGAGGTGAATTTAGAGAAATCCTGTTATATAAAGTTCGATTACACGGTTTATTACGAGAAAAAGATTACCGGGAAGTTAAGTATTGGGTCTATCACTGATTTGAAGGGTATCGAGGTTCAAAGATTTTTTTTCTGGTTCAATGTTGATGAGATCAAGGTTGACTTGCCTCCTTCTGGTAGTATTTATTTCAATGTTGGAATCATTAACAAGAAGCTTGATGTGGATCAGTTCTTAACTGTTCGTTCTTGCAAAGATAAGGCCTTCACTTTAAAGCAG CTTCCAGTTCCAAGAAACTATGCACCAGTGCTTTTAGCTGAGTAG
- the LOC140885277 gene encoding non-specific lipid transfer protein GPI-anchored 14-like isoform X1: MRTWILWVLFLRVAASDVDKDKDKEECANQLVTDQLAKCLPYVSGGEDKSPPTRDCCTGVDQVVHKNLRCICLLVRDHRNDLKINATLALSLPELCQVPANVSDCSRLLHLPPGSADAKLFDDFANNGSMAARARPRIGSSNNGTGSNSVPGSGHGGILRPEIGLWLSLTVAAAAAAMVDH; this comes from the exons ATGCGCACATGGATATTGTGGGTGTTGTTTCTCAGAGTCGCGGCAAGTGACGTAGACAAAGACAAAGACAAAGAAGAATGTGCAAACCAATTAGTAACAGATCAGCTCGCCAAGTGCCTTCCTTATGTGAGCGGCGGTGAAGACAAATCGCCTCCGACAAGGGACTGCTGCACTGGTGTCGACCAAGTCGTACACAAGAACCTGCGATGCATCTGCTTACTGGTTAGAGATCATAGGAATGATCTTAAGATCAACGCCACACTGGCCCTCTCTTTGCCCGAACTCTGTCAAGTTCCGGCTAATGTATCTGACTGTTCCC GTCTTCTGCATTTGCCACCGGGTTCAGCCGACGCCAAGCTGTTCGATGATTTCGCGAACAATGGGAGCATGGCTGCTCGTGCCAGACCACGTATAG GGAGCTCGAATAATGGGACAGGAAGCAACTCGGTTCCAGGGAGTGGTCATGGAGGAATCTTACGACCGGAGATTGGGCTATGGCTCTCGTTGACGGTGGCGGCCGCTGCGGCGGCGATGGTTGATCATTAA
- the LOC140885277 gene encoding non-specific lipid transfer protein GPI-anchored 14-like isoform X3, translated as MRTWILWVLFLRVAASDVDKDKDKEECANQLVTDQLAKCLPYVSGGEDKSPPTRDCCTGVDQVVHKNLRCICLLVRDHRNDLKINATLALSLPELCQVPANVSDCSPDAKLFDDFANNGSMAARARPRIGSSNNGTGSNSVPGSGHGGILRPEIGLWLSLTVAAAAAAMVDH; from the exons ATGCGCACATGGATATTGTGGGTGTTGTTTCTCAGAGTCGCGGCAAGTGACGTAGACAAAGACAAAGACAAAGAAGAATGTGCAAACCAATTAGTAACAGATCAGCTCGCCAAGTGCCTTCCTTATGTGAGCGGCGGTGAAGACAAATCGCCTCCGACAAGGGACTGCTGCACTGGTGTCGACCAAGTCGTACACAAGAACCTGCGATGCATCTGCTTACTGGTTAGAGATCATAGGAATGATCTTAAGATCAACGCCACACTGGCCCTCTCTTTGCCCGAACTCTGTCAAGTTCCGGCTAATGTATCTGACTGTTCCC CCGACGCCAAGCTGTTCGATGATTTCGCGAACAATGGGAGCATGGCTGCTCGTGCCAGACCACGTATAG GGAGCTCGAATAATGGGACAGGAAGCAACTCGGTTCCAGGGAGTGGTCATGGAGGAATCTTACGACCGGAGATTGGGCTATGGCTCTCGTTGACGGTGGCGGCCGCTGCGGCGGCGATGGTTGATCATTAA
- the LOC140885277 gene encoding non-specific lipid transfer protein GPI-anchored 14-like isoform X2, which translates to MRTWILWVLFLRVAASDVDKDKDKEECANQLVTDQLAKCLPYVSGGEDKSPPTRDCCTGVDQVVHKNLRCICLLVRDHRNDLKINATLALSLPELCQVPANVSDCSRLLHLPPGSADAKLFDDFANNGSMAARARPRIGSNSVPGSGHGGILRPEIGLWLSLTVAAAAAAMVDH; encoded by the exons ATGCGCACATGGATATTGTGGGTGTTGTTTCTCAGAGTCGCGGCAAGTGACGTAGACAAAGACAAAGACAAAGAAGAATGTGCAAACCAATTAGTAACAGATCAGCTCGCCAAGTGCCTTCCTTATGTGAGCGGCGGTGAAGACAAATCGCCTCCGACAAGGGACTGCTGCACTGGTGTCGACCAAGTCGTACACAAGAACCTGCGATGCATCTGCTTACTGGTTAGAGATCATAGGAATGATCTTAAGATCAACGCCACACTGGCCCTCTCTTTGCCCGAACTCTGTCAAGTTCCGGCTAATGTATCTGACTGTTCCC GTCTTCTGCATTTGCCACCGGGTTCAGCCGACGCCAAGCTGTTCGATGATTTCGCGAACAATGGGAGCATGGCTGCTCGTGCCAGACCACGTATAG GAAGCAACTCGGTTCCAGGGAGTGGTCATGGAGGAATCTTACGACCGGAGATTGGGCTATGGCTCTCGTTGACGGTGGCGGCCGCTGCGGCGGCGATGGTTGATCATTAA
- the LOC140885277 gene encoding non-specific lipid transfer protein GPI-anchored 14-like isoform X4 has protein sequence MRTWILWVLFLRVAASDVDKDKDKEECANQLVTDQLAKCLPYVSGGEDKSPPTRDCCTGVDQVVHKNLRCICLLVRDHRNDLKINATLALSLPELCQVPANVSDCSPDAKLFDDFANNGSMAARARPRIGSNSVPGSGHGGILRPEIGLWLSLTVAAAAAAMVDH, from the exons ATGCGCACATGGATATTGTGGGTGTTGTTTCTCAGAGTCGCGGCAAGTGACGTAGACAAAGACAAAGACAAAGAAGAATGTGCAAACCAATTAGTAACAGATCAGCTCGCCAAGTGCCTTCCTTATGTGAGCGGCGGTGAAGACAAATCGCCTCCGACAAGGGACTGCTGCACTGGTGTCGACCAAGTCGTACACAAGAACCTGCGATGCATCTGCTTACTGGTTAGAGATCATAGGAATGATCTTAAGATCAACGCCACACTGGCCCTCTCTTTGCCCGAACTCTGTCAAGTTCCGGCTAATGTATCTGACTGTTCCC CCGACGCCAAGCTGTTCGATGATTTCGCGAACAATGGGAGCATGGCTGCTCGTGCCAGACCACGTATAG GAAGCAACTCGGTTCCAGGGAGTGGTCATGGAGGAATCTTACGACCGGAGATTGGGCTATGGCTCTCGTTGACGGTGGCGGCCGCTGCGGCGGCGATGGTTGATCATTAA